One region of Rhizoctonia solani chromosome 9, complete sequence genomic DNA includes:
- a CDS encoding Transposon Tf2-7 polyprotein, giving the protein MNLSNVPANVPEADAVADTLAREWKEAEAALRMSKEQMTRNQGTVLEYSIGKRVWLDGRNVELRTNSNKLDPKQLGPFRVIEKISSHAYGLELPESLKIHNVFYVGLLSKSHKSPSQPFPERPPPETIEGEEEYEVKQIIDSKQQKENGPEDNSWEPEELLEHSQEEIKRFNQARLRKARDAAKSL; this is encoded by the exons ATGAACCTGTCAAATGTTCCagccaacgtcccagaagcagacgcTGTAGCAGATACCCTAGcccgggaatggaaggaagcagaagCAGCCCTGAGAATGAGCAAAGAACAAATGACCAGGAATCAAGGAACCGTGCTGGAATACTCAATAGGCAAAAGGGTTTGGCTAGATGGAAGAAATGTAGAACTTAGGACCAATTCTAACAAGCTAGACCCCAAGCAACTTGGTCCCTTCAGAgtcattgagaaaatctctagCCACGCCTACGGCCTAGAGCTACCGGAATctctgaaaatccacaacgtgttctatgtgggactatTATCCAAGAGCcacaaatccccaagtcagcctTTTCCAGAAAggccccctcctgaaacaatagaaggggaagaagaatatgaggtcaaacaaatcattgactctaagCAACAAAAGGAAAATGG ACCAGAggacaactcatgggaacctgaagaactgctggaacacagccaggaagagatcaagcgtttcaaccaagctagactcagaaaggctcgtgacgctgccaagagcctttaa